TCGCTGTATCCGCTGCAGATGATGCTGTACGAGATTATTGTTCAGTCCCAAACGCAATCCATGCAAAATGTGGGCGGCTCGGCAGTCATTGAAACAACGACTAAAGGGGTGCAACTGGCTACGATTGTTATTACTACTCTGCCGATCATACTGATCTATCCTATCCTTCAAAGATACTTTATCTCGGGTATGATGCTGGGAGCAGTCAAGGAGTAAGAGGAATCTAAGCTTGTTAGAAAGTTCGCTCTATTCAATATTTCTCACCTAACTTTAAGGAGGAAACAATATGTTCAAGATGAATAAGGCAGCAGGCAAAAAAGGAGTTAAACTGTGCGCGGCATTGCTGACAGCGGTGATCATGATTACAGGCTGCAGTAGTGGATCAGGGGGTTCGAGCGAAGGAAACTGGGTTTCCATTGAAGATCGCTATACAGTCGATCCGGAAAAACCAGCTTGGCAGCTGGATAAAAAGGAAGAAGCTACAGACCTAACTTGGTATGTTAATGCCGACTGGTGGAACACGGATTTCGGCAAAGACATTGTAACCAAAAAGATCAAGGAAGATCTGAACATCAATATCAAATTCATTACAGGTGATGACACGAAGTTAAATACGTTCTTTGCCGGTGGAGATATGCCTGACCTGCTGACAGTATTTGACTCTAACTCTCCTGTGGTGCAAAAAGCCGCAACCTGGGCTATGCCGCTGAATGATCTTGCGGAGAAATATGATCCATACTTCAACAAAGTCGCAGCTGCCGATACCCTGAACTGGTTCCAGCAGGCTGATGGCAAGACGTATGGCTATCCAAACTACTCCAATACGCAAGCCGATTATGATAGCGGCAACATCCCAGCCAAAACGGCATTTATCATCCGTAAAGATGTATACGAAGCTTTGGGAAGTCCTGTCATGGGAACACCAGAGGAATTCGAAAGTGTGATGAAACAGATCAAGGAAAAGTTCCCAACGCTGATTCCATTTGGTTTTAACTCTATCGGTGAAGGAACAGGTTCACTCGGAGACGTGTTGCAAGACTTCATTGGCGTGCCGCTTGAAACTGCAAATGGAGAATTCTATGATCGCAATCAGGATGAAGATTATCTTACATGGCTGAAGACTTTAAATAAGGTATACAGAGACGGAAATATCAGTGATGACAGCTTTGCTGATGATGGTACGGCCTTTGAGGAAAAAGTGAAATCCGGAAAATATGCAACGATGCTGCTGGATGGTACACCTCAACAGGGAGGAAATCTGCAAATTTATCTGAGTGCCAATGAAGGCAAAGAGTATGTTGCCGTTGATGGACCACAAAGCACCAAGGGTAATGCACCGACACTTAATCAATCCGGTATTACAGGCTGGATGATCAACTTCATCTCCAAGGACGCCAAAGATCCAGCCAAAGCGATTCAAATCTTTACGTACCTGCTAAGTGAAGAAGGTCAGCTTCTGATGAACTATGGTATTGAAGGCGAGACGTATAAAAAGAATGCAGATGGTACGGTTGAGTTGATGCCAGCTGTGAAAGACCTGCAACTTCATAATGCGGACAAATTCAAGAAGGAATACCGGATGGGCGAATTCATGTTCTTTGGCCATGACCGTTACAAAGCACTGAGTGCTGATGCTTTCCCGGAAGCGATTAAACAAATGCAAGAGTGGGGCAAAGGCAAACTGAAACCACACTTCATTCTGGAGAATATTAGTCCGAATCAAGGAACACCTGAAGCACGTGCGTTGTCGGCGATCAACGCCAAGTGGAATTCAACCCTGGTAAGCATGGTACGTGCCAAAGATGATGCCTCTTTTGACAATGCGCTCGCCGCTTACAAGTCATTTTTAGGTGAAAACCGTTGGGATGATATCCTGAAGGTCCGTAGTGAGAAAATGAAACAGAATAAAGAGAAATTGGGTATCCAATAAGAGGAATGTGGAGGGAAAGCATATGACGAAATTCAAAATGTACAAATCCACGGGAGAAGATGCATTGTTTGTATCCGTGTCCCAGGATCAATTGAAATCGCAGGACTCCGCCAAGGAAACAACGACTATCCTTCTGGATGATCAGCAAACGTATCAGGAAATGGATGGTTTTGGGGCTTCTTTTACCGACTCATCTGCCTATCTGATTAACCAGGTATTAAGCGATGAGCAGAGAGCGGAAGTCATGACTCGGTTGTTCCATCCCGAGGAAGGCATTGGATTGTCGGTCATCCGCAATCCGATGGGCGCTTCAGACTATGCCAGAACGGTATACAGCTATAATGATCTGCCAGAAAATCAAACGGACCCGGAATTATCCGGGTTCAGCATTGCACATGATGAAGCGGATGTTATTCCTTTGACTCAAAAGGCTTTGGAGCTCAATCCTGAGCTGAAGCTATTCGCTTCACCTTGGAGCGCTCCGGGCTGGATGAAAACAAGCGGCTCGATGATTACAGGTCAACTGAAAAATGAGTGGTATCCGGCGTATGCAGAATACTTTGTGAAATATATCCAAGCCTACACATCACATGGATTGCCTATCCATGCAGTAACACCACAGAATGAAGCACTTTATGAACCAGGTCATTATCCCGGCATGTTGATGCCAGCTGAAGCGCAAGCAGACTTTATCAAAAATCATCTCAAGCCGGCTTTGGTCAGAAATGACATTCAGTCCAAAATCCTCTGTTATGATCACAACTGGGATCGTCCGGATTACCCGCTGACAGTACTTGATGAGGCGGCAGAAGAGGTAGATGGAGTCGCTTGGCACTGGTATGGGGGCGAAGCCTCGGCACAAACAAAGGTGTATGAAGCTGTCGCCGGTAAAGAGGTACACTTCACCGAAGGATCAGGAGGAGAATGGATCCCTCCATTCGAACAAGCTTTCTCCAATGTGATCAGAACGGGTATTGAGATTCTTCGCAATTACAGCAAATCTTTTGTGCTCTGGAATATGGCACTGGATGAGAACAACGGTCCTACCGTTCCTGGCTTCGGGAAAAGTACGTGCCGCGGCATTGTGAAGGTTAACCAGCAAACGAAAGAGCTTACCTATACACTGGACTATTATGCTCTGGCTCATTTCAGTGCATTGATTCGTCCCAAAGCCGTACGCATTGACTCGTCCTCCAATGAGGCATCCATTCGTTCCGTAGCCTTCAAAAATACGGATGGTTCGATTGCTCTCGTGCTTTTCAATGACGGAGAAGAGACAGGAAATGTGCAGGTTCAGCTAAGAGAAGAAGAATTGTTAAGTTTCCAACTCGAATCCAAAAGTGCTTTGTCCATTTTGATTAACCAAGGGTAATAATGTTGTAATGAAAGAAAAGGCGATACTCAGAGAATTAACTCTGAGTATCGCCTTTTATATTGCATCCAGTGAGTCTATACTCTTTGGATCGCTAGATTTGGTGTTCCTCCGCTCTCATCAATAAACAGAACATATTTATTCCCACTAGTGCCTGTTAACACTAGACCCGGCTGATTCAGTATACCGGGATTATAATATAACAGTTGCTGGATGAGTGGCAAGGCAACTGGAAGAGTCGGCTGATTCATGGCCATTAGCTGCGTCGTTGCTTTTACACTGTCTCCCGCCTCGATAACCCCACCGACACCCAGATTATTTGTAATGGAGGAGCTATCGTTAATCTGCAAGCTGCCAGCAACCGTCTGGTCTCCGTTCACCTGCAGGTCCAATCCAATCGTTTCATTACCGTTTACCTGCAAATCCTGATTAATGGTCTGGTTTCCTGTGACAAAAATGCTATCGAATGTTGGCAATCATATCAACTCCTATCTGGTTTGATATATTTTATGAGGACAAGAACCGGATGGACACGGGGTTGTGGCACATTTAAAGACACGGGTGAAGCCCATCTTTGAGTAGTTAAACACCTAAAAATGAGGCGATAGAAACCTAGCCAAAGGCAGATGCATATTGTAGGCAATGAGAGTTAATCCGCTTCGTGATTGGAGGGTATGGTCATCAAAAAAAGGAGGCGTATGCCAGCCAAGTCCCAAAAGAATCGACGTCCTGTCCAGCATCCCAATCAGGTATACCTCAGACAAATGAACGCTACATTGAACCGAAAACTCAAATCAATCCGGCATCATCTGGTGGTACAGCAATCGGATTTGCAGCAGCATCTTATGAAAATGATTCAGGACGGCAAGGAACAGAGAATGGAAAGTAAAGACAGTGGGAAAGTTTTGGATTCTCCCCGTGTTCATTATAAACAGCTGAAGGTCCTACTGATTACTCCTGCTATGGAACGAGCAGGCTCTGCGAACTCTATTTTGATTGAACAGAGCTTGAGGCATTTGGTTCAACATGTCAATGAAATCAAAACGATTCAGTCCGTTGCAGATCATACGACAGGGCAGGATTTGGATTTGATTCTGGTACTGGATGGAGAAGATGCTTTGTCGAATCAGAATTTGGAAGCGTTGAGGATTTCCTCTGCCCAAAAGGCGATATGGTTGTCGGACCAGTCGGATGTAAAACAGATGGAATCGATCATCCCTTTTTTTGATTATGTGTTTACACAGCATTCGACCCACATTCCCTCCGATCGGCATATGGGGAATATCTCATGTCATGAAATACCTTTTCCACCGAACCCCACACTGTTCTGTCCACAGGTGGTGGGAAGAGAATATGAATCCGATGTTTATATCATTGGGGATGCACACCCTGATAGCTGCCTATTTGATCTTGCCACTCACGCGTGGTTATCGGATAAAAGAGTGCGAGTTGAAGGACAGGGGTGGGAGAGGTTCGGTGCATTTGTGCCCGTGCAACATCAGGAGATTCGGGAAAAGTTATACAACGGCGCCAAACTTGTTGTTCAGGACAACTCATCCGCTAGACGTATCATGGAAGTAGCTGCGTGCGGTACATTTCAACTTATTTTGGCTTCCTCAAGCGGTCCCGCGAACACGGATGATTTCCAACGCTATGCAACATTTGAAGAACTCATACAGAAGCTTGAACATTATTGGGACCATGTGGATCAACGAAGACTGGCTGCCTCCCAGGCACTTTCTTATATAAAGTACAATCAATCCTATCTTCATAAAAGTTTGCAACTTATGGATATTATTTTCCAATGAATATGTCTGTTAATTGGAGGAGTCCTGCTTGAAGCTTATTGCTTTACACTTACCTCAATTTCATCGGATTGCGGAGAATGACAAATGGTGGGGAGACGGATTTACAGAATGGACCAATGTAAAAAAAACAACTCCCCTTTATCCAGGCCATTTACAACCCAAGAAGCCATTGCATCAGAACTACTATGATTTAACGGACCCCAAGGTACGCAAATGGCAGGCCGAAACGGCCAAAAATCACGGGATATACGGATTCTGTTATTATCACTACTGGTTTAAAGGAAAACGATTGCTTGAAAAGCCGTTTGATGAGATTTTGCACAGCGGGGAACCGGATTTTCCTTTTTGTTTGTCATGGGCCAATGAAACCTGGACACGCAAATGGGACGGGCGCGAAGAGGATATTCTTATTTCGCAAGACTACGGGGACGAGAGCGATTGGAAAGAACATTTCGATTATCTGGTCAGAGCGTTTAAGGATAAACGATACATCTGTGTAGAGGGAAAACCACTATTTCTGATTTATAGGCCTGCAAGCATACCTCGATGCCAGGAAATGATTCATTATTGGCGTAGGCTTGCGATAGAACATGGGCTGGAAGGTATTCATTTTGTGCAGACGATCGGTGGATTTCCTACCTTTAATCGTCCCGTCTTTGACGCAAGCATGGAATTTGAGCCCCACTATACGTTTGCGCATGGTCATATGAATGGAAGAATATGGATTGAACTGGATATCAAGGGGCAGAAGCACATTGTGGTGAACTACGATAAAGTATGGTCATCCATTCTCGAAAGAACACCTCATCGAAACGGGGAAGTTGTATATCCTGGTGCATTTGTGAATTGGGACAATACGCCGCGCCGGTCGGTTGATGGACAGAGTACTGTAGGCGCAACACCTGAAAAATTCGGATTGTATTTATCTCGACAGATGACGAGAGCCCGGGAATTGAACGGGAGTGGCTTCCTGTTTGTTAACGCATGGAATGAGTGGGCGGAAGGAGCGTACCTTGAACCGGATGACGATTATGGGTACGCCTATTTGAGAGAGGTCAAAAGAGTGGTAGAGCAAGGAGAGAGAAAACGCAGCAAGTTATGACAATGGAGTTCCCTTTGTGGGGCTCCATTTGTTTTTGGGTGAGTGCAATCATGCCAGCTTATCGAAATTCATACCATGATTTGTTTGCGATACTCCGTTGGATTCAGACCTGTATGCTTTTTAAATTGCCTTGAGAAATAATATAAGTCACTAAACCCAAGGTTCTCGGCAATTGCTGTGACTGTTTTTGGCGTACAGGTCAGAAGTTCTTTTGCCTTATCCATTTTTTTGCTGGCAATGTAGTGGATGGGTGGAACGCCGATGTGCTGTTTGAAGAAACGAATAAAATAATTAGGATGCATGTAGGCAATCTGAGCCAGATCCCGGACAGAAATATTTTCTTCAATGTTGGAATCAATATAGGCCAGTATTGCAGAGATTTTCTCCATAACAGGTATATTTGTATAACAGATCTGTTCCAGATCCAGATGCATAATGTAGTGGGACAACAATTCTATTAATTTACTTTTTGCCATCATATGCGCATAGACTTCATCGGATCGGGCGTAATCAAGAATGCTGTTGAATATTTCCTGTATTAGCTCGGGCCGATCCGATGAACAGAAGTGGGGGAAATTCAGAATTTGAAATAGGTTGATCCCTCCAACCTTCGCGCTGAAATGACACCAGTATTTGAGAAAAGGACGATCACTGATGGCTGAATAAGACTGCGTGACCCCCTCCGGCATCAAAAAAAGCTGTCCCGGTGCAGGATAATACTCCTGATCGCCGATCTTGAGCCAGCCCTCGCCTTCACAGATCAAATAAAATTTGCTGTAATCGGGTGTGTAATCGAGGTCTCGCCAATCCGTATCGCAGCGATTGAAGTTGACCATGAACAAATCAACCTGCAGATTGGATAAGTGGTTTGTGAGCAACGTCTTATGGTTCATTATCCTCAACTCCCTACAAAGGTTATTATTGTCCATCCTAAAGTTAACGTTCTGCATGTCTATCTGCTCAACCAGCTACTACAATACAAGTGCAGCCGATAACGGAAGGGATGAGAATCGAATGAGAACAATGCTGGATAAAAATGAATATTTGCAACAGATCGAAAAGACCATTGCCGAAGGAAAGTATAAGGACAGCTGGAATTCACTTAGCGCATTCGAGGTGCCCGAGTGGTACAAGAACGCCAAGTTCGGTATTTTCATTCATTGGGGTCTTTACTCGATCCCTGCGTTTGACAGTGAATGGTATTCACGAAATATGTATATTGAGGGCTCCAAAGCTTATGAACATCACCTTCGCGTTTATGGTCATCCGAAGGATTTTGGCTATAAAGATTTTATTCCGATGTTTCTTGCAGAGAAGTTTGACGCAGATGAGTGGGCCGTGCTTTTTAAAAAGGCAGGAGCCCGTTATGTGATGCCTGTAGCTGAGCACCATGATGGCTTTCAAATGTACAAAAGCTCCATCTCTCACTATAACACAGTTGAAATGGGACCCAAACGGGATCTGTTGGGTGAGATGAAGGTCGCGTATGAGAAGCAGGGACTTATCTTGTGTGTCTCGTCACACCGTGCTGAACATTGGTTTTTCATGTCCCATGGAAAAAACTTTGATTCAGATGTCAAGGAGCCGCTCAGACGCGGTGATTTCTACTGGCCCGCCATGCCTGAACCGGATCATCAGGATTTATACGGCTCACCTCCAACGGATGAATATCTGGAAGATTGGCTGCTTCGTTGCTGTGAACTGGTGGATCAATACCAGCCGAGCATTTTTTATTTTGACTGGTGGATCCAGACGGCAGCGTTCAAACCTTACTTGAAAAAGTTCAGCGCTTACTACTATAACAAAGGTGATGAGTGGGGCATTCCGGTAGCGATTAACTACAAACACGATGCCTTTATGCTCGGTTGTGCCGTTCCGGATGTGGAGCGTGGGCAATTCGCCGATTTGAAACCGTATTTCTGGCAAACAGATACCGCTGTAGCAAAGAATTCATGGTGTTATACAGAAAACAACAACTATAAAACAGCGGATGAGATCATCAGGGACCTCGTCGATATTGTGAGTAAAAATGGCAGCCTGCTGCTGAATGTTGGACCAAAGGCAGATGGAAGTATCCCGAATGAAGACAGGGATATTTTGCTTGCCATAGGTCAATGGCTGGACGTGAATGGGGAGGCGATTTATGACACGACATTCTGGCGGACGTATGGGGAAGGGCCGACCGAGGTGAAGGAAGGACAATTTACAGATGGAGAGACCAAGATCTTTACAAGTGAGGACATTCGTTTCACTGTAAAAGAAAGCTGCCTTTATGCCACGGTTATGGCTTACCCGGAGAACGGAATCGTTCATATTCGTTCGCTGAAAGAGAATTCTCATCATTTCCATGGACTGATCAGGGACATTCAGGTATTGGGCTTTGACGAAGAACCGGAATGGAGCAGGACGGAAGAGTCCTTGACGATAACGACAAGGAACGTGCATAGCTTCTCACCCGTCGTATTTAAATTAGAACTGGATTAAGAGATGAGATCGAAGGGCTATAACCAACAGTAATATGTACTGGTTATAGTCCTATTCTTTGTGCGATTCTGTAATGGATTACACTCGTTTACGGGTTGAAGAAGATCGACGGAGTGTTCTTCGTTTTTTGGACAAGCGATGTACTTTCGCCAAACGCTGCCGCTTCAACAAGCGCTGCCGCACATGACGAGGTCGTCTTTTTTCTACTGGTTTGAAAGGTGATGTCATTTGTATTGGTGGCAGTTCGCATGGTTCTTCCATGGTATCCATCACGGCTCTGTAGCTTATCGGCACAATACCCAGCGTCTGTATCGTTCGGGGGATTTCCTGATCGACAAATACTGCAAGCTCATGCTCGCGGATGTCCAGCCAGTTGGAAATTTCACGCAGAGCATCATCGACATATCCGGGATGACATACAATCTCGGTAATGCCATCTGGGAGCTTAGATAAATGTTGTAGCAATCGCTGTAAACCCTCATGATCTCCGTAAGTATCCAGCAGAATCGTATCCGTCATCCGAGGCACTGGCATTTCAGGGCTTGCATGCCGGACCTGAGATCGCCGAAGCGGGATGTTTTCCCGGACAGCTTTCTCCGCCATGATTTGGAATATGATGGGATCGTTTTGATGAAGCAGCTGATGGGAATCGAGATGTGTAGGGGAAAGTGACGCTTGAGCCAAAACGTTCCATTGAGCATCGAGTTCTTTGGCAATATCAGTGGAATCTCGTATTAATCCACACTGGCCTTGATGAAAAGCACCGTCAGGATTCACCAAAGAAGGCACGATAGCCGGATCGGATACGGGTCTCCCGTAAGTCAGGTTAAAATGCAATCCGATTCCGAGGTCCGGCAGCGATCGGGCTAAACTCAGTGCATGATCAAAGCCCGGCATATTCACCATCATCGAAGTACTCGTAATTCCACCAGCCTGATATGCTTGAATAATCCCCTGATTAACGCCGGGCGACAGCCCGAAATCATCCGCATTAATGATTACTTGCCTGCTCATACCGCTTACTCCTTCCTCACGTTGAGAACAAACCATTTGCCATGTCCCTAATATATTAAAGGTCACAAGGTATGAACCGTTCATTCGCACAGGCCTGATAAAATACTTCAAATGCCGTCTTGTCCATGGAATATCCTGTTCGCTGTTAGAAATAATCCAGTTGCAGACAGAATACATTTAATGTAAACGTTGTTACGGATTGAGAAAAATGGGGTATCCCCGTTCAGAATCAGTCCGTTAATATGGGGAGGGAAAAGATTGTTGAGAAAAAGAAAAATCGTAAGTACGCTGGTGCTGTTCAGTTTCCTAATCGCTTTACTGCCTGGCACGACGACAAACGCAGCGACCAATTGGAATCTGGTGTGGAGTGACGAATTCAATGGAAGTTCTCTGAATACGTCGAATTGGTCTGCAGAGATTGGTACCGGCAGCGGCGGATGGGGAAATAATGAATTGCAGTATTATACGAATCGCACCGAGAACCTGCAAGTTACAGGTGGCAATCTGGTCATCACTGCACGCAAAGAAAATTACAATGGCAGCAGCTATACCTCCGCACGAATCAAAACCCAAGGCTTGAAGGATTTTACTTACGGGAAAGTTGAAGCACGCATCAAGCTGCCGTCCGGTCAGGGGCTGTGGCCTGCTTTTTGGATGTTGGGAAGCAACATTAATTCCGTCGGCTGGCCTAAGAGCGGAGAGATCGACATTATGGAGCGGGTCAACAACAATGCTTTTGTAAACGGTACCGTACACTGGGATGCTAACGGGCATGCCGATTATGGAAAGATATCGGAGAATCTTGATTTTTCCCAATTTCATGTATACAGCATCGAATGGGATTCCAAATATATAAGATGGTTTGTGGATGGCAAACAGTTCAATGAGTTTTACATCGAAAATGGAACAGGCAACACGGAGGAGTTCCAACGTCCGTTTTTCCTCCTCTTGAATATGGCTGTGGGTGGGAATTGGCCTGGCAGCCCTAATAATGCGACACCTTTCCCATCACAAATGCTGGTGGATTATGTGCGGGTATATCAAGCAGCGAGTACACCGAACATTGTCAGCGGGGGTCTCTATACGATCGGTTCCAAAGCAAGCGGTAAAGTGTTGGATATTGTGGATGTATCCACGGCAAGCGGAGCCAAAGTACAACAATGGACCAACTACAGTGCGAGCAACCAAACGTTCAGGGTCGACAGCACAGGGGATGGTTTCTATAAACTCACGGCGGTTCACAGTGGAAAAGTTCTGGATGTGCCTAACTCAACAGCATCACCCGGCGTACAGCTCCAGCAATGGGATGATAATGGCTCTAACGCCCAAAGGTGGAGCATCCAGGATGCGGGTAACGGTTTCTATAAAATCATTTCCAAGGTGAATGGATTGGCGGTAGATGTTTCGAGCTCTTCAACGGCGGATGGAGCTGCAATCCAGCAATGGAATGATAACGGTACGGATGCACAAAGATGGTCGTTTAACAAATTGAATTAATTAAATTGCAATAATTTTAGATGAATTCATCACAAAATTTGATGTTGGTAATATATTGTTGACATCAAGCAAGTGATGTTCGCCCGACCTGCGGACATTAACAGGGCTCCCAAGGAGGAGATTATGGAAGATGAAGTACAAGAAACGCAGTGTGCACGGCGGAAGCGGCTTTAGAAAAGGTGGAGGAGAATCACATCTCACAGGTATTGGGGAAGAAGCCCATTTACTCCTCAAATTAATTGGCGAATTGAAAGCTGCCATAGTACAGGTATTTGCTAATCCAACTCAGGTTAATGTTTCTGTTTTGATTGAAATTCTGCGCAAATTGCTGGCTTTGGTTCATCATTTGAAATTAAAGAAAGGAAACAAGGCCAGCTTGGAAGCTGCCTTGGAACTTTCCATTGCTTCAGCGGAGGTCATCCCATTCTCTCCAATAAGCGTAGGCACCAACTTGCAGCAGTTGCTTGATACGCTGTTGTCTGTTGTTTTACAGGAATGCATCCATTCTGCGGACAAAGATCAATTGGTCATTGCCATCAGAGCAGTAGAGGTAGCTCTTGCCAACGCACTTAGAAACTCAGGAATTCCGGGTCCTGCTGGACCCGCTGGACCAGCAGGACCTGCCGGTCCGGCCGGATCTCAAGGTGTTGCTGGTCCTCAAGGAACGGTAGGTCCAGCGGGATCGCAGGGTAACCCTGGGCCTGCGGGACCCATTGGTCCGATCGGTCCGGCGGGTAGCCAAGGTCCAGCAGGTGCAGCTGGTCTGAACGGAGTTACGGGTGCAACCGGAGCAACGGGTGCAGCAGGTCCAGCAGGTGGTGCAACTGGAGCCACCGGAGTGACTGGAGCGACAGGAACTGCAGGAGCGGCAGGCGTAACGGGTGCGACCGGAGCTGTCGGTGCAGCGGGCGTTACGGGAGCCACAGGTGATCCAGGCGTAACCGGAGCTACGGGTGATCCTGGAGTGGCGGGTGCGACGGGAGTAACGGGTGCTACGGGAGCCGCAGGATTGGCCGGAGCCACTGGTGTGACTGGAGCGACAGGAACAGCCGGGGTTACTGGCGTTACCGGTGATACGGGAGCCGCAGGATTGGCCGGAGCTACTGGTGTGACTGGAGCGACAGGAGTAGCTGGAGTCACCGGTGTGACTGGTGATACGGGAGCCGCAGGATTGGCCGGAGCCACTGGTGTCACAGGAGCGACAGGATTAGCTGGGGTTACTGGTATAACAGGAGCTACGGGATTGGCCGGAGTAACTGGTGTTACTGGCGTAACGGGAGCTACAGGTTCGGGAGCCATCATTCCGTTTGCTTCTGGTGGTCCAGCCATTTTGACAACACTCGTTGGTGGATTGGTTGGTACTACAAGCCTGATTGGTTTCGGTAGCTCGGCAACGGGAATAAGCTTGGTCGGAGGCACCATTGATTTAACAGGGTCAGTAGTTGGGCCACTCATTAACTTTGCATTTTCGGCTCCAAGGGATGGCGTTATAACTTCCATTGCTGCGTATTTTAGCACAACCGCAGCCTTGTCATTAGTCGGTTCAACGGTAACCATCACAGCACAACTGTTCAGCTCGCCTACGCCAGACAATGCATTTACGGCTGTGCCTGGAGCTGTCGTGACACTGGCACCTCCACTTACAGGTATTATCGCATTGGGCACCATCTCCAATGGTATAACAACCGGATTGGCTATCCCGGTGACTGCACAGACACGTCTGTTGCTGGTGTTCTCGGCGACA
This window of the Paenibacillus marchantiae genome carries:
- a CDS encoding carbohydrate deacetylase, with protein sequence MSRQVIINADDFGLSPGVNQGIIQAYQAGGITSTSMMVNMPGFDHALSLARSLPDLGIGLHFNLTYGRPVSDPAIVPSLVNPDGAFHQGQCGLIRDSTDIAKELDAQWNVLAQASLSPTHLDSHQLLHQNDPIIFQIMAEKAVRENIPLRRSQVRHASPEMPVPRMTDTILLDTYGDHEGLQRLLQHLSKLPDGITEIVCHPGYVDDALREISNWLDIREHELAVFVDQEIPRTIQTLGIVPISYRAVMDTMEEPCELPPIQMTSPFKPVEKRRPRHVRQRLLKRQRLAKVHRLSKKRRTLRRSSSTRKRV
- a CDS encoding RICIN domain-containing protein; translation: MLRKRKIVSTLVLFSFLIALLPGTTTNAATNWNLVWSDEFNGSSLNTSNWSAEIGTGSGGWGNNELQYYTNRTENLQVTGGNLVITARKENYNGSSYTSARIKTQGLKDFTYGKVEARIKLPSGQGLWPAFWMLGSNINSVGWPKSGEIDIMERVNNNAFVNGTVHWDANGHADYGKISENLDFSQFHVYSIEWDSKYIRWFVDGKQFNEFYIENGTGNTEEFQRPFFLLLNMAVGGNWPGSPNNATPFPSQMLVDYVRVYQAASTPNIVSGGLYTIGSKASGKVLDIVDVSTASGAKVQQWTNYSASNQTFRVDSTGDGFYKLTAVHSGKVLDVPNSTASPGVQLQQWDDNGSNAQRWSIQDAGNGFYKIISKVNGLAVDVSSSSTADGAAIQQWNDNGTDAQRWSFNKLN
- a CDS encoding exosporium glycoprotein BclB-related protein is translated as MKYKKRSVHGGSGFRKGGGESHLTGIGEEAHLLLKLIGELKAAIVQVFANPTQVNVSVLIEILRKLLALVHHLKLKKGNKASLEAALELSIASAEVIPFSPISVGTNLQQLLDTLLSVVLQECIHSADKDQLVIAIRAVEVALANALRNSGIPGPAGPAGPAGPAGPAGSQGVAGPQGTVGPAGSQGNPGPAGPIGPIGPAGSQGPAGAAGLNGVTGATGATGAAGPAGGATGATGVTGATGTAGAAGVTGATGAVGAAGVTGATGDPGVTGATGDPGVAGATGVTGATGAAGLAGATGVTGATGTAGVTGVTGDTGAAGLAGATGVTGATGVAGVTGVTGDTGAAGLAGATGVTGATGLAGVTGITGATGLAGVTGVTGVTGATGSGAIIPFASGGPAILTTLVGGLVGTTSLIGFGSSATGISLVGGTIDLTGSVVGPLINFAFSAPRDGVITSIAAYFSTTAALSLVGSTVTITAQLFSSPTPDNAFTAVPGAVVTLAPPLTGIIALGTISNGITTGLAIPVTAQTRLLLVFSATAAGLTLVNTVVGYASGGLNIT